A genome region from Acidimicrobiia bacterium includes the following:
- a CDS encoding DUF1475 family protein, giving the protein MPTARVLGLVTTVIMLVSLGVSVATGHLTTEGSLILGLAWGRMSLVDLYVGAALVGAWIAHREQSRIRILAWWAGLIIFGHLASAIYVVVAARSPDRETFWSGSNPSRDRSEAR; this is encoded by the coding sequence ATGCCTACTGCTCGAGTTCTTGGACTTGTCACAACAGTCATCATGCTGGTTTCTCTCGGGGTGTCCGTCGCCACTGGCCACCTCACCACCGAAGGGAGCCTGATCCTCGGGTTGGCCTGGGGTCGGATGAGCCTGGTCGACCTCTATGTCGGAGCGGCCCTGGTCGGGGCATGGATTGCCCATCGAGAGCAATCAAGGATCCGCATATTGGCCTGGTGGGCAGGCCTTATCATCTTTGGACACCTCGCCTCGGCCATCTACGTCGTTGTAGCCGCCAGATCGCCCGACCGCGAGACCTTCTGGTCGGGCTCGAACCCCTCGAGAGAC